A window of the Tiliqua scincoides isolate rTilSci1 chromosome 5, rTilSci1.hap2, whole genome shotgun sequence genome harbors these coding sequences:
- the LOC136651657 gene encoding histone H2B 1/2/3/4/6, with product MPEPAKSAPAPKKGSKKAVTKTQKKGDKKRKKSRKESYSIYVYKVLKQVHPDTGISSKAMSIMNSFVNDIFERIAGEASRLAHYNKRSTITSREIQTAVRLLLPGELAKHAVSEGTKAVTKYTSSK from the coding sequence ATGCCTGAGCCAGCCAAGTCTGCTCCTGCCCCTAAAAAGGGATCCAAGAAAGCAGTGACCAAGACCCAGAAGAAGGGCGACAAGAAGCGCAAGAAGAGCAGGAAGGAGAGCTACTCTATCTATGTCTACAAGGTGCTCAAGCAGGTACACCCGGACACCGGCATCTCCTCCAAGGCCATGAGCATCATGAACTCCTTCGTGAATGACATATTTGAGCGCATCGCTGGGGAGGCTTCACGCCTGGCCCACTACAACAAGCGCTCCACCATCACCTCCAGGGAGATCCAGACCGCAGTGCGCCTCTTGCTCCCTGGTGAGCTGGCCAAGCATGCTGTGTCCGAGGGCACCAAGGCTGTCACCAAGTACACCAGCTCCAAGTAA
- the LOC136651419 gene encoding histone H2A type 2-C-like: MSGRGKQGGKARAKAKTRSSRAGLQFPVGRVHRLLRKGNYAERVGAGAPVYLAAVLEYLTAEILELAGNAARDNKKTRIIPRHLQLAIRNDEELNKLLGKVTIAQGGVLPNIQAVLLPKKTESHKAKGK, from the coding sequence ATGTCTGGACGTGGCAAGCAAGGGGGCAAGGCTAGAGCCAAGGCCAAGACTCGCTCTTCCCGGGCAGGTTTGCAGTTCCCCGTGGGTCGCGTGCACCGCCTGCTGCGCAAGGGCAACTATGCTGAGCGTGTTGGAGCTGGAGCGCCCGTCTACCTGGCCGCAGTGCTGGAGTACCTGACTGCTGAGATCCTGGAGCTGGCTGGCAACGCCGCCCGGGACAACAAGAAGACCAGGATCATCCCCCGCCACCTGCAGCTGGCCATCCGCAACGACGAGGAGCTGAACAAGCTGCTGGGCAAGGTCACCATCGCCCAGGGAGGCGTCCTGCCCAACATCCAGGCTGTGCTGCTGCCCAAGAAGACTGAAAGCCACAAAGCGAAGGGAAAGTAA